Genomic DNA from Thermus amyloliquefaciens:
ACGCCGAAGAGAAGGGTGTTCCAGTTCATCCTTCACCTCCCTGCCAGGACGCCTTGCAAAGCCTCCTGGACCCCCTCGAGGACCAGGAGGTAGGGGTTCTTGGCGTCCAGGGTCTTAAGGGTCTTGTGCATCTCCGTAAGGGCCTTGGGCAGGATTTCCAAGAGCTCGGGAAGGGGGTCTTGGCACCGGGCCAGGTAGCGGAGGACATTGCTCAAGTGGTCGGGAAGCTCGCTTCCCGGGTCCAGGCCCACCTCCCGGAAGGCCCGCACCAAAGCGGCCAGAAGCTCCCCCCGCTGGTAGCTCTCCCCGTACACCGCAAAGCCCACATAGGGCGCGGTGGTGGGGGTGAGGTCCAGGGTGCGGGTGTAAAGCTCCTCCCACTCCCCCAAGGAGAG
This window encodes:
- a CDS encoding nitrate reductase molybdenum cofactor assembly chaperone, giving the protein MGNPTLLETLALALDYPLPGRLEELWRRWIECPRGPAKQKLERFLRRVEELSLGEWEELYTRTLDLTPTTAPYVGFAVYGESYQRGELLAALVRAFREVGLDPGSELPDHLSNVLRYLARCQDPLPELLEILPKALTEMHKTLKTLDAKNPYLLVLEGVQEALQGVLAGR